In one Alistipes sp. ZOR0009 genomic region, the following are encoded:
- a CDS encoding TatD family hydrolase has translation MEFVDTHCHLYAEEFRSDYLQELDKARDLSVNSIILPAIDGETHEHLFQLAEQHASFYPLIGLHPTSVNENFKEELLLVEKYLSSKKVYGIGEVGIDLYWSKEFKKEQVYAFDYQIQLSLQHRLPLVIHSRDAFPEIFDVLKAYKNSSIFGVFHAFTGDLDTYKKMAELGDFAVGIGGIVTFKNSGLADVVEQIPLDRIVLETDSPYLAPTPHRGKRNAPSYIPLIAAKIAAVKNVTIEQVADVTTTTAKRIFKI, from the coding sequence ATGGAATTTGTAGATACCCATTGTCACCTTTATGCCGAGGAATTTCGTTCTGACTATTTACAGGAATTGGATAAGGCGCGAGATCTGAGCGTAAATTCAATTATTTTGCCTGCAATAGATGGGGAAACCCACGAGCATTTATTTCAGCTGGCAGAGCAGCATGCCTCTTTCTACCCATTGATTGGGCTTCATCCAACGTCTGTAAATGAGAATTTTAAGGAGGAACTTCTTTTGGTCGAAAAGTATCTTTCGAGTAAAAAGGTGTATGGTATTGGAGAGGTGGGGATTGACCTCTACTGGTCGAAAGAGTTTAAGAAGGAGCAGGTTTATGCGTTCGATTACCAAATACAGCTATCTCTTCAGCATCGGTTACCTTTGGTAATCCATTCGAGAGATGCTTTTCCTGAAATATTTGATGTTCTTAAAGCGTACAAGAATAGCTCAATTTTTGGAGTGTTTCATGCTTTCACGGGCGATCTTGATACGTATAAAAAAATGGCGGAACTGGGAGATTTTGCTGTTGGCATAGGTGGAATTGTGACTTTTAAAAACTCAGGATTGGCTGATGTTGTTGAACAAATCCCGTTGGATAGAATTGTTCTGGAGACAGACTCACCTTACTTAGCGCCAACACCTCATCGAGGAAAACGAAATGCGCCTTCCTATATTCCATTGATAGCAGCAAAGATTGCTGCTGTAAAAAATGTAACTATCGAGCAGGTTGCCGATGTTACAACTACGACTGCTAAACGAATCTTTAAAATCTAA
- a CDS encoding asparaginase — translation MNKTAILIIYTGGTIGMKRNPETGSLSPFNFEQIVDEVPELSKFNFALDTISFDPPVDSSNIQPEFWQNLAEQVKLNYDKYDGFVILHGTDTMSYTATALSFMIQNLTKPIILTGSQLPIGEVRTDGRENLLSAVEVAAAYKEGKPLIPEVCILFDNVLYRGNRTFKYNAQSFKAFRSENYPELATAGIEVQYHLPYVRKVDFTQPVLFNSNFDPSVVTLALFPGISQKVVNSILNIGGVKGVVLETFGSGNAPTYPWFIAELDAAIKRGVVIVNVSQCRGGSVNMESYETGRLLKNMGVLTGIDITFEAAIVKLMYLFGQNYSSSEVKEKFELSLAGEMG, via the coding sequence ATGAATAAAACGGCGATACTTATCATATACACAGGCGGAACTATTGGGATGAAACGTAATCCCGAAACGGGCTCGCTTTCACCTTTTAACTTTGAGCAAATTGTTGATGAAGTTCCAGAACTTTCGAAGTTCAACTTTGCGTTAGATACAATATCCTTTGATCCACCCGTGGATTCCTCCAACATACAACCTGAATTTTGGCAAAATTTGGCCGAGCAGGTTAAGTTGAATTATGACAAATACGATGGTTTTGTTATTCTGCATGGTACAGATACGATGTCGTATACCGCAACCGCTTTGAGTTTTATGATTCAGAATCTGACCAAACCAATTATTCTTACAGGGAGCCAGCTTCCGATCGGAGAGGTGAGAACAGATGGAAGAGAGAATCTTCTTTCTGCGGTGGAGGTTGCTGCTGCCTACAAGGAGGGGAAGCCCCTTATTCCTGAAGTGTGTATCTTGTTTGATAACGTGCTTTACCGAGGGAATAGAACATTTAAGTATAATGCTCAAAGCTTTAAGGCCTTTAGAAGTGAAAATTATCCGGAACTGGCAACCGCAGGAATTGAGGTTCAGTATCACCTGCCGTATGTTCGAAAGGTTGACTTTACCCAGCCTGTCCTGTTTAACTCCAACTTTGACCCTAGTGTTGTTACGTTGGCTCTTTTCCCTGGAATAAGCCAAAAAGTCGTAAATTCCATTTTAAACATAGGCGGGGTTAAGGGTGTCGTTTTAGAGACATTTGGTTCTGGTAATGCTCCTACCTACCCTTGGTTTATTGCGGAACTGGATGCTGCGATTAAGCGAGGGGTTGTTATCGTTAACGTATCTCAATGTCGTGGAGGCAGCGTAAATATGGAAAGCTACGAAACAGGACGCTTGTTAAAAAATATGGGCGTTTTAACTGGTATCGATATAACGTTTGAAGCGGCTATTGTAAAGTTAATGTACCTGTTTGGACAAAACTACTCAAGTTCAGAGGTTAAGGAGAAATTTGAGCTCTCTTTAGCTGGTGAAATGGGTTAG
- a CDS encoding MotA/TolQ/ExbB proton channel family protein — translation MKKILAMVAVVGMLFVAPAAFAQNDSAKTDSAATTQVDAAADQAAVSAEGDMPVHQQIKTKFIEGGPLYMAPILLCLIFGLAIAIERIIYLNMATTNTKKLLLNIEDALNKGGIEAAKEVCRNTRGPVASIFYQGLDRSSEGVDVVEKSVVSYGGVQMSQMESGLTWIALFIAIAPMLGFLGTVVGMIIAFDNIEKAGDIAPTLVAGGIKIALITTVTGLIVAMILQVFYNYLVSKIDTLVMEMEDASISLIDILVKYNLKK, via the coding sequence ATGAAAAAAATTCTTGCAATGGTTGCAGTAGTTGGTATGCTATTCGTAGCACCTGCTGCTTTTGCTCAAAATGATTCGGCAAAGACCGATAGCGCTGCTACTACTCAGGTAGATGCTGCTGCCGATCAGGCTGCTGTTTCTGCAGAAGGCGACATGCCAGTTCACCAGCAAATTAAAACTAAGTTCATTGAAGGAGGTCCTCTTTACATGGCCCCAATTCTTCTTTGCTTAATTTTCGGTCTTGCAATTGCAATTGAAAGAATCATCTATCTAAACATGGCTACGACCAATACTAAGAAACTTCTTCTTAACATTGAAGATGCTCTTAATAAGGGTGGTATTGAAGCTGCAAAGGAAGTTTGCCGTAACACTCGTGGCCCTGTTGCTTCTATTTTCTACCAAGGCCTTGATCGCTCTAGCGAAGGTGTTGACGTAGTTGAAAAATCTGTAGTTTCTTATGGTGGGGTGCAAATGTCTCAAATGGAAAGTGGTCTTACATGGATTGCTCTTTTCATTGCTATTGCTCCTATGTTAGGTTTCTTGGGTACTGTAGTAGGTATGATTATTGCGTTCGACAACATTGAAAAGGCTGGAGATATTGCACCAACCCTTGTTGCTGGAGGTATTAAGATCGCTCTTATCACGACTGTAACAGGTCTTATCGTTGCGATGATTCTTCAGGTATTCTACAACTACCTAGTTTCTAAGATTGATACTCTTGTAATGGAAATGGAAGACGCTTCTATTTCTCTAATCGACATTCTTGTAAAGTACAACCTTAAAAAGTAA